TCTGGCGGGAATTCCCGGACTCTCCGTGCCCTGCGGCTTCACCCCGAACGGGCTTCCCGTGGGACTGCAACTACTCGGCGAACATTTCGACGAATCGTCCATCCTGCAAGTCGGCAACCAGTTCCAGATCAACAGCGATCATCATCTCAAAACGCCGACGCTCTAGATTTTTCAAGGCGACAGTAAGGTTCGTTGCTTAAAGTCAATTTTCACAAAAAATATTTCAAAGCGCCGACGCTCTAGATTTTTCCAAACGATAGATCGGCGCCTTATTCGCAGACCGCTCCAAAAATATCTCAAAACGCCAACGCTCTAACTTCCGTTCGCATCCGATTCAACACGGTCGGCAAACTCCTCCAGAAACCAGTCCAGATACTTCGGAACCGCCGCCGAGATATGCGGTTGAATCAACACCTTCTCATTCTCCCAGAGCGGAGAGGTCTCCGGTAGAGGCTCCGTTTCAAATACATCCAGATAGGCGCCCGCCAGACGCTCGTCATTTAGCGCATCCAGCAAATCCGCTTCATTGCAGGCGTTGCCGCGTCCCACATTATAGAGGTAGCACGATGAGGGAAGTTTCATCAGAACGTCGCGGTTCAGCAGATGAGTCGTCTCATCCGTTCCCGGCAAGGCCAGTATGAGATGATCGGCGGATTCCAGCGCTCCTGTCAAACCCTTCGCATCCACCACAGCCTGCGCGGAATGTTTGAATCGTTCCGGTTGCGACGCATCGCGTTTGATTCCGGTGACGCGACAGCCCAGCGCCATCAAACGCTCGCCGATCGCCTGGCCGATTTTTCCGAAGCCCCAGACCACCGCGTGAGAACCTTGCAAGGACGCCATGCGATCCGTCAACTTGACCCGCGCCCATTTTTTTTGTTTTTGAAATTCAAGCGACTGCGGAAAGGCTTTGATGAAATACAACATCGCGCCGATCACCGACTCCGCCATGATCGGGCCATGAAAGCCCCCAAAGCTGACGCGCAAGGACTCGGTAGGCTCGACCTCGATCCACTCCTGCCCTGCCGACGGCGTCGCAATGCATTTCAGCAAAGGCGCATTTTCAAGCCATTCGTTCTTAAAATGCCAGACCAGAACGCAGTCCGCTTCAGGCAGAAGTTCTAGAAAATCCTTCGAGTTAAAACACGCTTCAATGCGCGTATTCGGGAAGCGTATTTGCAAAAATTGCCGGTGCCGATCCTGAAAATTCCAGGCCCGCACATGTGGTTGTTTTAGATACACCAAAATGAAATCCGGAATCAACAAGAGCCCTTCCTTTCTCAAATAGCTTGAAATTCCCCTCACTACAAATTTATCTTTTTTTATAACTTTGGTCAAAATACTGCAAAGACGGATTTTTTTCCGAAATTCCGAAAAATTCTAACCTACTGTAAATGAAAGCGTTAACCAAAAGCATTCATTTTGGCAAGCTTATTGCTTTATCTATGGGCAACAAGCTAATTTTTCGTACCCACAAAGGGGAGAGATAAGATGACACGAGCAGACCTGGTAACCAAGCTTTCGTTAAGAATGAATGTAACCAAAAAAGATGCAGAAAAATACCTCAATTGTTTTCTCGATGCAATCGTAGGAAGTCTTGAGCGAAATGAGCGCGTGGTGGTTCAGGGATTCGGCTCGTTTTCACTGAAAACTTATGCGGCGCGCAAGACCAAAAAACCCATTACCGGGGAACCTCTCGAATTGCCCGAACGCAGTAAACCGGTGTTTCAACCCGGCAAGGAACTGCGCCTGCGCGTGAATCGAGAAGCTGCGGTAGCGCAACCCGTCCAGAAACCGCAACGGGTTCTGAAAATCACTTTGGGCAAGCTGGAAGAGTCCGCCGCCGTTTGAGCGGCGCGGCTCTCCGCCCGAAAGGGCTTTTTCCCCACCGGACTGTGTGCTAAACTGCGTCCGATTGGCTTTTACAGCCTGAGCTTGGGCTGTCTTTAATCAAGGGGGCTAACATGGGCAAAACCCAGACTTGCGGAAAATGCGGCGATACCAATATCATTCGCGGCGATCTGGACTTGCGAACCAGCAAGGATCTCGAACTGATCATGGTCGTTCGCAAATATCATGGAATAGAAAAAAAGGTTCCGATCCTTCCTCTGGTTTGCGGTTCCTGTGGACACGTTGAGTTTCACGTCGAGGACTTCGAATCCTTGAAAGTTCAGGCCAGCGACAAGCCGATCGACCCGGAATTCCGAGGTCGCCCGATTCAGGAGTACGACTTCTGATTATTTTCGGAACATCGTTTAAAAAGCCTTGTTTTTAAAACCAATATAGCTGAGAATGAGCTTATGGGAAGGTTCAATAAAGACCAAATCCATTTTCTTATTCTCAAAACCCACTCTCTGACGGGTCTGATACCTGTTGGAGCCTTCCTCGTAATACACCTCACAGTCAATTCACTCCGCACCGTTGGCGTCTGGCAGTATCAACTCAGCATTGACCTTATCAATAATCTGCCCTTTTTGATCTGGATTGAGATCGGCTTCATATACGTTCCCTTGCTGTTTCACTCGCTGGTCGGATTTTAT
This window of the Candidatus Nitrohelix vancouverensis genome carries:
- a CDS encoding HU family DNA-binding protein; this translates as MTRADLVTKLSLRMNVTKKDAEKYLNCFLDAIVGSLERNERVVVQGFGSFSLKTYAARKTKKPITGEPLELPERSKPVFQPGKELRLRVNREAAVAQPVQKPQRVLKITLGKLEESAAV
- a CDS encoding D-2-hydroxyacid dehydrogenase; this translates as MLVYLKQPHVRAWNFQDRHRQFLQIRFPNTRIEACFNSKDFLELLPEADCVLVWHFKNEWLENAPLLKCIATPSAGQEWIEVEPTESLRVSFGGFHGPIMAESVIGAMLYFIKAFPQSLEFQKQKKWARVKLTDRMASLQGSHAVVWGFGKIGQAIGERLMALGCRVTGIKRDASQPERFKHSAQAVVDAKGLTGALESADHLILALPGTDETTHLLNRDVLMKLPSSCYLYNVGRGNACNEADLLDALNDERLAGAYLDVFETEPLPETSPLWENEKVLIQPHISAAVPKYLDWFLEEFADRVESDANGS